The Pantoea phytobeneficialis genome has a segment encoding these proteins:
- the ccmB gene encoding heme exporter protein CcmB, which translates to MLGRVIQRELKIAFRSGAEVINPLWFFLIVITLFPLGIGPDPQQLARIAPGIAWVAALLASLLALERLFRDDFLDGSLEQLLLLPTPLPVTVLGKVIAHWLITGLPLILLSPLAALLLSLDFAGWRAMALTLLLGTPTLSFLGAIGTGLTVGLRRGGVLLSLLVLPLAIPVLIFASAAIDAAGQGLPIGGYLAILGAMLAGSATLSPFATAAALRISLH; encoded by the coding sequence ATGCTGGGCCGTGTGATTCAGCGTGAGCTGAAAATTGCCTTCCGCAGTGGTGCGGAAGTGATTAACCCGCTGTGGTTTTTCCTGATTGTCATTACGCTGTTCCCGCTGGGTATTGGCCCTGATCCGCAGCAACTGGCACGCATTGCCCCCGGTATCGCCTGGGTGGCTGCGTTACTGGCGTCGTTACTGGCGCTGGAGCGTCTGTTTCGCGATGACTTTCTGGACGGTTCGCTGGAGCAGCTGTTGTTACTGCCAACGCCATTGCCAGTCACGGTTCTGGGCAAAGTGATCGCTCACTGGCTGATTACCGGACTGCCGTTGATTTTATTGTCGCCGCTGGCGGCACTGCTGTTGTCACTCGACTTTGCCGGGTGGCGGGCAATGGCGCTGACCCTGTTGCTGGGAACGCCAACCCTGAGTTTTCTTGGGGCTATCGGCACCGGCCTGACCGTCGGTTTGCGGCGCGGCGGGGTGTTATTGAGTTTGCTGGTATTGCCATTGGCGATCCCGGTGTTGATTTTTGCCAGCGCAGCGATTGATGCCGCCGGACAGGGCCTGCCGATTGGCGGTTATCTGGCGATCCTCGGTGCCATGCTGGCAGGCAGTGCTACGCTGTCCCCGTTTGCTACGGCGGCGGCGCTGCGTATTAGTCTGCATTAA
- a CDS encoding formate/nitrite transporter family protein, translated as MKRSPSVSQASNDVESEEKTQGTEIEVDEEALPSRAAAIHEEIRQDGEKELERDGMALLWSAIAAGMSMGASLMAKGIFQVHLEGVPGGFLLENLGYTFGFVIVIMARQQLFTENTVTAVLPVMHKPTSGNILLLLRFWGLVLSGNLIGTALGALAFNYMPIFDEATRQAFTVISEKVMANPPGEMFANAVISGWIIATMVWMFPYAGAAKIVVIVMMTWLVALGDLAHIVVGSVEVLYLVFAGRIPWHEFLWPFALPTLLGNITGGTLIFALISHAQIRNDMSEAAKAKARAEQKRQAKCEKSR; from the coding sequence ATGAAGCGTTCGCCATCGGTTTCTCAAGCGAGTAATGACGTTGAAAGCGAAGAAAAAACGCAAGGCACAGAGATTGAAGTCGATGAGGAGGCGTTACCCTCACGAGCCGCTGCCATCCATGAAGAGATACGTCAGGACGGGGAAAAGGAACTAGAGCGTGACGGTATGGCGCTGCTGTGGTCAGCGATCGCAGCTGGGATGTCGATGGGCGCCTCTCTGATGGCGAAGGGGATTTTCCAGGTCCATCTGGAGGGCGTACCTGGGGGGTTTTTACTGGAAAATCTTGGCTATACCTTTGGTTTTGTTATCGTAATTATGGCGCGTCAGCAGTTGTTCACTGAAAACACCGTGACAGCTGTGCTGCCCGTAATGCACAAACCCACGTCAGGGAATATTTTGCTGCTACTGCGCTTCTGGGGGCTGGTGCTGTCGGGTAATTTGATCGGGACGGCACTGGGTGCGCTGGCGTTTAATTATATGCCGATCTTTGATGAGGCAACCCGTCAGGCTTTCACCGTGATCAGTGAAAAAGTAATGGCAAACCCGCCGGGAGAGATGTTCGCTAATGCGGTGATTTCCGGCTGGATCATTGCCACCATGGTATGGATGTTTCCCTATGCCGGTGCCGCGAAAATTGTGGTGATCGTGATGATGACCTGGCTGGTGGCGCTTGGTGACTTAGCCCACATCGTGGTTGGTTCAGTGGAGGTGCTGTATCTGGTGTTTGCCGGCCGTATTCCCTGGCATGAATTCCTCTGGCCATTCGCCCTGCCGACGTTGCTTGGCAATATTACCGGCGGAACGCTGATTTTTGCTTTGATCAGCCATGCGCAGATTCGCAACGATATGAGCGAGGCGGCAAAAGCCAAAGCCCGTGCCGAGCAAAAACGCCAGGCGAAGTGTGAGAAATCACGCTAA
- a CDS encoding heme ABC transporter permease yields MWKWLHQWAKPEKLYRLCGRLIPWFAVLGVATLLLGWVWGFGFAPADYQQGDSFRIMYIHVPAAMWSMGVYASMAIAAFIGLVWQMKMADLVSAAMAPVGAVFTFIALVTGSAWGKPMWGTWWIWDARLTSELVLLFLYMGVIALYHAFDDRRTAGRAAGILILVGVINLPIIHFSVQWWNTLHQGSSGILQQAIAPSMRTPLRWAILGYLLVFISLTLMRLRNMILFTERHRPWAIEVAQGGRKS; encoded by the coding sequence ATGTGGAAATGGTTACACCAGTGGGCAAAGCCTGAAAAGCTGTATCGGCTTTGTGGTCGCTTAATTCCCTGGTTCGCGGTACTTGGGGTCGCCACCTTGTTGTTGGGTTGGGTGTGGGGCTTTGGTTTTGCGCCAGCGGATTATCAGCAGGGCGATAGCTTCCGCATCATGTACATCCATGTACCGGCAGCAATGTGGTCAATGGGCGTCTATGCCTCAATGGCGATTGCCGCGTTTATCGGTCTGGTGTGGCAGATGAAAATGGCTGACCTGGTATCGGCAGCGATGGCACCGGTTGGCGCTGTGTTCACCTTTATCGCGCTGGTCACGGGGTCCGCCTGGGGCAAGCCGATGTGGGGCACCTGGTGGATTTGGGATGCCCGCCTGACGTCTGAACTGGTATTGCTGTTCCTTTATATGGGTGTCATCGCCCTCTATCACGCCTTTGATGACCGTCGCACTGCCGGTCGTGCTGCTGGAATTTTAATTCTGGTTGGTGTGATTAACCTGCCGATTATTCACTTCTCGGTGCAGTGGTGGAACACCCTGCATCAGGGGTCGTCCGGCATTCTGCAACAGGCGATTGCGCCGAGCATGCGTACCCCGCTGCGTTGGGCGATCCTCGGTTATCTACTGGTATTCATCTCGCTGACGCTGATGCGTCTGCGCAATATGATTTTGTTTACTGAACGTCATCGTCCCTGGGCGATTGAGGTCGCACAGGGAGGGCGCAAATCATGA
- a CDS encoding heme lyase CcmF/NrfE family subunit, whose amino-acid sequence MMPEIGSFLLCLALGLALLLSIYPLWGAVRQDARLMALARPLTVGMFACIAAAFLLLVHAFIVNDFTVAYVATNSNTLLPVYYRIAATWGAHEGSLLLWVLLLSSWTLAVAIFSRGMPQDALARVLSVMGMINLGFLLFITLTSNPFTRTLPNFPIDGSDLNPMLQDIGLIFHPPLLYMGYVGFSVAFAFAIASLMAGRLDTAWARWSRPWTTAAWVFLTIGIVLGSAWAYYELGWGGWWFWDPVENASFMPWLAGTALMHSLAVTEKRGSFKSWTVLLAITAFSLSLLGTFLVRSGVLVSVHSFASDPARGMFILAFLVIVIGSSLLLYAIKGGQVRSRVQNEAWSRESFLLGNNVLLIAAMLVVLLGTLLPLVHKQLGLGSISVGEPFFNTMFTWLMAPFALMLGIGPLVRWRRDEPQKLWKRLGIALLVTLILSIALPWLLQDRIEAMTVIGLLMSIWVILLTLMELHERATHRHTFFKGLRHLTRSHWGMVLGHLGVAVTVIGIAFSTQYSVERDVRMKSGDNIDIHNYHFIFRDVHNLQGPNYSGGVAIIDVTRNGKPEAVLHAEKRFYTAARTMMTEAAISGGFTRDLYAALGEELDDGSWAVRIYYKPFVRWIWFGGVFMAVGGLLCLLDPRYRSRKKAQREEQA is encoded by the coding sequence ATGATGCCAGAAATTGGCAGTTTTCTGCTCTGCCTGGCGCTGGGACTGGCGCTGCTGTTAAGTATTTATCCGCTATGGGGCGCGGTGCGTCAGGATGCACGTTTAATGGCGTTGGCGCGCCCGCTGACGGTCGGGATGTTTGCCTGTATCGCAGCGGCGTTTTTGCTGTTGGTACACGCGTTTATCGTGAACGATTTTACCGTGGCTTACGTCGCAACCAACTCCAACACCTTGCTGCCGGTTTATTATCGCATCGCCGCGACATGGGGAGCGCACGAAGGTTCGCTGCTGTTGTGGGTGCTGCTGTTGAGTAGCTGGACGTTGGCGGTGGCGATTTTCAGTCGCGGCATGCCGCAGGATGCGTTGGCGCGCGTGCTGTCGGTGATGGGGATGATTAACCTCGGCTTCCTGCTGTTTATCACCCTGACATCGAACCCGTTTACCCGTACCTTGCCTAACTTCCCGATTGACGGCAGTGACCTCAATCCGATGTTGCAGGATATCGGCCTGATCTTCCATCCGCCGCTACTGTATATGGGCTATGTCGGCTTCTCCGTTGCCTTTGCGTTTGCCATCGCCTCACTGATGGCGGGGCGTCTCGATACCGCATGGGCGCGCTGGTCACGTCCGTGGACTACGGCCGCCTGGGTGTTTCTGACCATCGGCATCGTGCTGGGTTCGGCCTGGGCATATTACGAACTCGGCTGGGGCGGCTGGTGGTTCTGGGACCCGGTCGAAAATGCTTCCTTTATGCCGTGGCTGGCAGGCACAGCGTTGATGCACTCGCTGGCGGTAACGGAAAAGCGCGGCAGCTTTAAATCCTGGACGGTGCTGCTGGCGATTACCGCATTCTCGCTGAGCTTGCTCGGCACCTTCCTCGTGCGTTCCGGCGTGCTGGTATCGGTGCACTCGTTTGCCTCCGATCCGGCGCGCGGCATGTTTATTCTCGCTTTCCTGGTGATCGTGATTGGTAGCTCGCTGTTGCTGTACGCAATTAAAGGCGGTCAGGTACGCAGCCGGGTGCAAAATGAAGCCTGGTCACGCGAATCGTTCCTGCTGGGTAACAACGTACTGTTGATTGCCGCCATGCTGGTGGTTCTGCTGGGTACCCTGCTGCCGCTGGTGCATAAGCAACTGGGGCTGGGCAGCATTTCGGTCGGCGAACCTTTCTTTAATACCATGTTCACCTGGCTGATGGCGCCGTTCGCGCTGATGCTCGGCATCGGCCCGTTGGTGCGCTGGCGACGTGATGAGCCGCAGAAACTGTGGAAACGTCTCGGCATCGCCTTACTGGTGACGCTGATCCTCTCCATCGCGCTGCCGTGGTTGTTGCAAGATCGTATTGAAGCGATGACGGTGATTGGCTTGCTGATGTCGATCTGGGTGATCCTGCTGACATTAATGGAGCTGCACGAACGCGCCACCCATCGTCATACTTTCTTCAAAGGCTTGCGCCATCTGACGCGCAGCCATTGGGGTATGGTGCTTGGTCATCTCGGTGTGGCAGTGACGGTGATTGGTATCGCCTTCAGTACCCAGTACAGCGTCGAGCGCGATGTGCGGATGAAGTCGGGCGATAATATTGATATCCACAATTACCACTTCATCTTCCGTGACGTGCATAACCTGCAAGGGCCGAACTACAGCGGTGGCGTGGCGATTATCGACGTGACCCGCAACGGTAAGCCGGAAGCGGTGCTACACGCGGAGAAACGCTTCTATACCGCCGCGCGTACCATGATGACCGAAGCGGCGATCAGCGGTGGCTTTACCCGCGATCTCTATGCGGCGTTGGGCGAAGAGCTGGATGACGGCTCCTGGGCAGTGCGGATTTACTACAAACCTTTCGTGCGCTGGATCTGGTTCGGCGGCGTGTTTATGGCGGTGGGTGGCCTGCTTTGTCTGCTCGACCCGCGTTATCGTTCGCGCAAAAAAGCGCAACGGGAGGAGCAGGCATGA
- the ccmA gene encoding cytochrome c biogenesis heme-transporting ATPase CcmA: MLEVINLACVRDERTLFNGLSFRVEAGDIVQIEGPNGAGKTSLLRLLAGLSRAEEGDVLWQAQPIRQQREIWHQNLLYLGHHPGVKSVLSPLENLHFWHGDSHSDAIFQALEQVDLLGYEEVPVAQLSAGQQRRVALARLWLSPATLWILDEPLTAIDKAGVEKLMARFAQHADNGGAVILTTHQDLPDSAERVRKIRLVSEWA, translated from the coding sequence ATGCTCGAAGTCATTAATCTCGCATGCGTTCGCGATGAGCGTACCCTGTTCAACGGGCTGAGCTTTCGTGTTGAAGCAGGCGACATCGTGCAAATTGAGGGGCCAAATGGCGCAGGTAAAACCTCGCTACTGCGCTTGCTGGCCGGATTGAGCCGGGCGGAAGAGGGTGACGTGCTGTGGCAGGCGCAGCCGATTCGTCAGCAGCGGGAAATATGGCATCAAAATCTGCTTTATCTGGGCCATCACCCGGGAGTGAAATCGGTACTCTCACCATTAGAGAATTTGCATTTCTGGCATGGCGACAGCCACAGTGACGCGATTTTCCAGGCTCTGGAGCAGGTTGATTTGCTGGGATATGAAGAGGTGCCAGTGGCACAGCTTTCTGCTGGTCAGCAGCGACGCGTCGCATTGGCTCGCCTGTGGCTCAGTCCGGCAACCTTGTGGATTCTTGATGAGCCGTTGACGGCCATCGACAAAGCTGGCGTGGAAAAATTGATGGCGCGTTTTGCGCAGCATGCCGATAACGGAGGCGCGGTGATTTTAACCACCCATCAGGATTTGCCAGACAGCGCAGAGCGGGTTCGTAAAATTCGTCTGGTATCGGAGTGGGCATGA
- a CDS encoding DMT family transporter: MNLVLYLAVVLIWGTTWIAIFLQQEAADTPVLVAVFWRFLLASLVMLVVLKLIRRLKKLDAQDHLFCVLQGCCVFGFNFVCFYHAAAWISSGLESVIFSMAVLYNALNSWIFFRQRPPFRLLPAAILGLGGIVALFWGDIRAAHPAPQLLWGVGLSALGTLGFSFGNMISTRHQRRQRDVLTTNSYAMLYGALIMAVLATLNGDSLAPALNLQWLGSMSYLAIFGSVLGFGAYFTLVGRIGASQAAYSTLLFPLVALTLSTLYEGYQWHSNAIVGLVMILAGNMVMFLRWPTAKRLRLA; encoded by the coding sequence ATGAACCTGGTGTTATATCTGGCGGTGGTTTTAATCTGGGGCACCACCTGGATAGCAATTTTTTTACAGCAGGAAGCCGCTGATACGCCGGTCCTGGTGGCGGTGTTCTGGCGCTTTTTGCTGGCTTCGCTGGTGATGCTGGTGGTATTGAAACTGATTCGTCGCCTGAAAAAACTGGATGCGCAGGATCACCTGTTCTGTGTTTTGCAGGGTTGTTGTGTGTTTGGCTTCAATTTCGTCTGTTTTTATCATGCCGCAGCATGGATTAGCAGTGGTCTGGAGTCGGTGATTTTTTCGATGGCGGTGCTTTATAATGCCCTGAATAGCTGGATCTTCTTCCGTCAGCGTCCCCCCTTTCGTCTGTTACCTGCCGCGATTCTCGGGTTAGGTGGTATCGTTGCGCTGTTCTGGGGCGATATCCGCGCTGCGCATCCAGCGCCACAATTGTTGTGGGGTGTGGGTTTGAGCGCGCTTGGCACGCTGGGGTTCTCCTTTGGCAATATGATTTCGACGCGCCACCAGCGTCGTCAGCGTGATGTTCTGACCACCAATAGCTATGCAATGCTTTATGGCGCGCTGATCATGGCGGTGCTGGCCACGCTAAACGGTGATTCACTGGCCCCGGCACTCAATCTGCAATGGTTGGGTTCCATGAGCTATCTGGCGATTTTTGGTTCGGTACTGGGATTTGGTGCCTATTTCACCCTGGTGGGACGAATCGGGGCCAGTCAGGCCGCCTACAGCACGCTACTGTTCCCGCTGGTGGCGTTAACGTTATCCACCCTGTATGAAGGTTATCAATGGCATAGCAACGCGATTGTCGGCCTGGTGATGATTCTGGCGGGAAATATGGTGATGTTCCTACGCTGGCCGACCGCAAAACGCCTGCGTCTGGCCTGA
- the ccmI gene encoding c-type cytochrome biogenesis protein CcmI: protein MSGFWITLIILLAAATVLFLSAGWRQRVASNGDRDRLNTDFYQQRLRELERDEDEGVVAERPEMVRELQQTLLTDVPQQDEVRSHQSSRWVLLPGVGLLIVVSLGMYLKTGGLAQLAGWTSVQQEYPALRARVMDPQAKPLTMEELARLQLGLRTSLQSDPQNLNDWTMLGRLGMVLNNATDASQAFERALQLAPNNLELQQDYAEVLTRSSDPQDNRQASMLLRDLLKRDHSNVRTLSLLAFNAFEQQQYDEAIGAWQTMLKLLPAGDHRIAMIERSIEQAKTDAGQQNSHLALAVSLTPQAEKMLPQGGVLYISVTDGVSPVPVAVKRLPLSHFPLSLTLDDSNAMMPDRLLSAQHQVQVRVRVSRDGSANPQSGDWFGLSAVTPWDGHQQLAVEINQQQP, encoded by the coding sequence ATGAGTGGATTCTGGATTACCCTGATAATTTTACTGGCGGCAGCCACGGTGCTGTTTCTGAGCGCAGGCTGGCGTCAGCGTGTGGCGAGTAATGGCGATCGCGATCGTCTGAACACCGACTTTTATCAGCAGCGCCTGCGCGAGCTGGAGCGTGATGAAGATGAAGGTGTGGTGGCAGAGCGACCCGAGATGGTACGCGAGCTGCAACAAACGTTGCTGACCGATGTGCCGCAACAGGATGAGGTGCGCAGCCATCAAAGCAGCCGCTGGGTCCTGCTCCCCGGTGTCGGTTTGTTGATCGTGGTTTCACTCGGCATGTACCTGAAAACCGGTGGATTGGCGCAACTGGCGGGCTGGACCTCGGTACAACAAGAATATCCGGCGTTACGTGCGCGCGTGATGGATCCGCAGGCGAAACCGTTGACGATGGAAGAACTGGCGCGTCTGCAACTTGGGCTGCGTACCTCGCTGCAATCCGACCCGCAAAACCTCAATGACTGGACCATGTTGGGCCGACTTGGCATGGTGCTGAATAACGCCACCGATGCCAGTCAGGCATTCGAACGTGCGTTGCAACTGGCTCCGAATAATCTGGAACTGCAACAGGATTACGCAGAAGTGCTGACGCGCTCCAGCGATCCACAGGATAATCGTCAGGCCAGCATGTTGCTGCGTGACCTGCTGAAGCGCGATCACAGCAATGTCCGTACCCTGAGTTTGCTGGCGTTCAACGCTTTTGAGCAGCAGCAATATGATGAGGCGATTGGTGCCTGGCAGACGATGCTGAAATTGTTACCGGCGGGGGACCATCGTATTGCGATGATCGAGCGCAGCATTGAACAAGCAAAAACCGATGCGGGACAGCAAAATAGCCACCTGGCATTGGCGGTAAGTTTAACGCCCCAGGCAGAAAAAATGTTACCGCAAGGCGGAGTGTTGTATATTTCTGTGACTGACGGTGTATCACCGGTGCCTGTGGCAGTGAAGCGTTTACCGCTCAGCCACTTCCCGTTATCGCTCACGCTGGATGACAGTAACGCTATGATGCCAGACCGTTTATTGTCGGCGCAGCATCAGGTGCAGGTCCGGGTGCGTGTCTCGCGCGATGGTAGCGCCAATCCGCAGTCTGGAGACTGGTTTGGTTTAAGCGCAGTGACGCCCTGGGACGGTCATCAGCAACTGGCTGTAGAGATTAATCAGCAGCAGCCCTGA
- the mlaA gene encoding phospholipid-binding lipoprotein MlaA yields the protein MNYRLTGLALASVLLVGCASSKPADNDQPAQRSDPFEGFNRTMFNFNYNVLDPYVVRPVAVAWRDYVPVPARTGISNVLSNLDEPASMVNAFLTGEPRRAMIHFTRFFLNSTLGLGGFIDVAGKANPELAREEPHRFGSTLGRYGVGYGPYVELPAYGSFTLRQDGGDYVDTLYPVLGWLTWPMSIGKWTLEGVETRAQLLDSDAILRQQQDPYAFIRNAYFQRNDFLARGGKLKPEENPNAKAIQGDLNEIDAE from the coding sequence ATGAATTACCGCCTGACCGGTCTGGCGCTGGCCAGTGTATTGCTGGTGGGATGCGCCAGCTCCAAACCGGCTGACAACGATCAACCTGCGCAGCGCAGCGATCCGTTTGAAGGCTTTAACCGCACGATGTTTAATTTCAACTACAACGTGCTGGATCCGTATGTCGTGCGTCCGGTGGCGGTGGCCTGGCGCGATTATGTGCCGGTGCCTGCGCGTACTGGGATCAGCAATGTGCTCAGTAACCTTGATGAACCGGCGAGTATGGTCAACGCCTTCCTGACCGGCGAGCCGCGTCGTGCAATGATCCATTTCACCCGTTTCTTCCTGAACTCGACGTTAGGATTGGGTGGTTTTATCGACGTAGCGGGCAAAGCTAACCCTGAGCTGGCGCGTGAAGAGCCGCACCGTTTTGGTAGTACGCTGGGCCGTTATGGCGTCGGTTATGGACCTTATGTGGAACTGCCTGCTTACGGTAGTTTTACCCTGCGTCAGGATGGCGGGGACTATGTTGATACCCTCTATCCAGTGCTGGGTTGGCTGACCTGGCCAATGTCGATAGGTAAATGGACGCTGGAAGGGGTGGAAACCCGTGCGCAGTTGCTTGATAGCGATGCTATTCTGCGTCAGCAACAGGATCCTTATGCGTTTATCCGCAACGCTTATTTCCAGCGTAATGATTTCCTGGCCCGTGGCGGTAAGCTGAAGCCAGAAGAAAACCCGAACGCTAAAGCGATTCAGGGCGATCTCAACGAGATTGATGCGGAATAA
- the ccmE gene encoding cytochrome c maturation protein CcmE has product MNIRRRNRLYVVVAVLVGLGLATTLVMYALRSNIDLFYTPSEILYGKGENHQKPEPGQRLRVGGMVMPGSVKRDPKTLAVSFKLYDANGVVSVSYEGILPDLFREGQGVVAQGVLEDGNLVNAKEVLAKHDEKYTPPEIQDAMKKNHTGPAANYQQAGAQS; this is encoded by the coding sequence GTGAATATCCGTCGTCGTAACCGCCTGTATGTGGTGGTAGCGGTGTTGGTGGGCTTGGGCCTTGCCACTACGCTGGTGATGTATGCGCTGCGTTCCAACATCGATCTGTTCTACACCCCGAGCGAAATTCTGTACGGCAAGGGCGAAAATCACCAGAAACCCGAGCCAGGCCAGCGTTTGCGCGTTGGTGGCATGGTGATGCCGGGGAGCGTCAAGCGCGATCCCAAAACCCTCGCTGTCTCATTCAAACTGTATGACGCCAACGGCGTGGTGAGCGTCAGCTATGAAGGCATTCTGCCGGACCTGTTCCGCGAAGGGCAGGGTGTGGTGGCACAAGGGGTGCTGGAGGACGGCAACCTGGTGAATGCCAAAGAAGTGCTGGCGAAGCACGATGAAAAATATACGCCACCGGAAATCCAGGACGCGATGAAGAAAAATCACACAGGACCTGCGGCCAACTATCAGCAGGCAGGTGCCCAATCATGA
- a CDS encoding cytochrome c-type biogenesis protein, with product MKRLLLLLAGVLLSTSLWAAIDTYQFDSVQQEEQYRDLTGSLRCPKCQNNSIADSNAMIAADMRLKVYELMKQGQSRQQIIDYMVARYGNFVTYEPPVTPSTLILWVGPALFVVLGGLIIILRSRQRKTRSELDDNEQQRLAAILKRDGKP from the coding sequence GTGAAACGGCTGCTTCTTTTGCTCGCAGGCGTGTTGTTGAGCACCAGCCTGTGGGCGGCGATTGATACTTACCAGTTCGATTCGGTGCAGCAGGAGGAGCAGTATCGCGATCTGACCGGTTCGCTACGCTGCCCGAAATGCCAGAACAACAGCATCGCTGACTCCAACGCGATGATTGCTGCGGATATGCGTCTCAAAGTTTATGAACTGATGAAGCAGGGGCAGAGCCGCCAGCAAATCATTGATTATATGGTGGCGCGTTATGGCAATTTCGTCACTTACGAACCGCCGGTGACGCCATCAACCCTGATCCTGTGGGTCGGCCCGGCTCTGTTTGTGGTGCTCGGTGGCCTGATCATTATCCTGCGCAGTCGCCAGCGTAAAACGCGCAGCGAACTGGATGACAACGAACAACAACGCCTTGCGGCGATTCTGAAGCGTGACGGGAAGCCGTAA
- the ccmD gene encoding heme exporter protein CcmD, with amino-acid sequence MTPAFSSWQDFFAMGGYAFYVWLAVVFTLIPLIGLVLHTVLFRRRLLAEIRQRQSRERRIRAAKSKKAASEAAGESV; translated from the coding sequence ATGACGCCAGCTTTCTCTTCCTGGCAGGATTTCTTTGCCATGGGCGGCTATGCCTTTTATGTCTGGCTCGCCGTGGTCTTCACGCTGATTCCGCTGATCGGTCTGGTGCTGCACACCGTGCTGTTCCGCCGTCGCCTGCTGGCGGAAATTCGCCAGCGTCAATCCAGGGAGCGTCGCATCCGTGCGGCTAAATCGAAAAAAGCCGCCAGTGAAGCGGCAGGAGAATCTGTGTGA
- a CDS encoding AraC family transcriptional regulator, which produces MPDYQTFTMLQRHKAQLRDSVQLSSGIKLAAWFNSGDRVTNLSNHHTLSLYTADGYDTWHKTQHGWRNGGGPDRFCLMPSGTESVWDIRADLSFVHLYCTDQHLRQMAEQIWDRSPARLNLHEKVFSADDRITQLYRHFLLSTDWQQPANQLMLSSASTLLMTHLLQHYSDVQWQAPQIRGGLAPVVLRRILAYIDAHLGQPLTLAHLAAEAALSEFHFARMFRASVGEAPHQYVMRRRMDEALTLLRHTALPLTEIALRCGFHSSSHFSNRFRQLHGVTPSAWRQTQG; this is translated from the coding sequence ATGCCTGATTACCAGACTTTTACTATGCTTCAGCGCCATAAAGCGCAGTTGCGTGACAGCGTGCAGCTAAGCAGCGGCATCAAGCTGGCAGCCTGGTTCAACAGCGGCGATCGCGTGACTAATCTGAGTAATCACCACACCCTCAGCCTCTACACCGCGGATGGTTATGATACCTGGCACAAAACCCAGCATGGTTGGCGTAATGGCGGTGGCCCTGATCGTTTTTGTCTGATGCCTTCCGGCACCGAATCGGTGTGGGATATTCGCGCAGACCTGTCGTTTGTGCATCTTTACTGCACCGATCAACACCTGCGCCAGATGGCTGAACAAATCTGGGATCGCAGTCCGGCTCGGCTTAATTTGCATGAGAAGGTATTCTCGGCGGATGATCGCATCACTCAACTCTATCGTCATTTCCTGCTCAGCACCGACTGGCAACAACCAGCCAACCAGTTGATGCTCAGCAGCGCATCAACCTTATTAATGACGCATTTGTTGCAGCATTACAGCGATGTGCAATGGCAAGCACCGCAGATACGTGGTGGGCTGGCCCCGGTAGTGCTACGTCGTATTCTGGCTTATATCGATGCGCATCTGGGTCAACCGCTCACGCTGGCACACCTCGCGGCTGAGGCGGCGTTGAGTGAGTTCCATTTCGCGCGCATGTTCCGCGCCAGCGTCGGGGAGGCACCACACCAATATGTGATGCGCCGACGCATGGACGAAGCCCTGACCTTGCTCAGGCACACGGCGTTACCGCTGACCGAGATTGCACTACGCTGTGGTTTCCACTCCTCCAGTCACTTCAGTAACCGGTTTCGCCAGTTACATGGGGTGACGCCTTCGGCGTGGCGGCAGACGCAGGGATGA
- a CDS encoding DsbE family thiol:disulfide interchange protein, with protein sequence MNKKILFIPLVLFLLLAAALLWQLTRNANGDDPTLLESALIGKPVPVFKLEALDKPGKIYDQQVLTDGKPILLNVWATWCPTCRAEHEYLNTLAEKGIRVVGLNYKDDRTKAVTWLNTLGNPYALSLYDGDGMLGLDLGVYGAPETFLIDGKGIIRYRHAGDMNERVWQQEVKPLWDKYSKGAGA encoded by the coding sequence ATGAACAAGAAAATCCTTTTTATCCCGCTGGTGTTGTTTCTGCTGCTGGCGGCGGCGCTGCTGTGGCAGTTGACGCGCAATGCCAATGGCGACGATCCGACGTTGCTGGAGTCGGCGCTGATTGGCAAACCGGTGCCGGTGTTCAAACTCGAAGCGCTCGACAAACCAGGTAAAATATACGACCAACAGGTGCTGACTGATGGCAAACCGATTTTGCTGAACGTCTGGGCCACCTGGTGTCCGACCTGCCGCGCGGAGCACGAATATCTCAACACGCTGGCGGAAAAAGGCATTCGCGTGGTGGGCCTCAACTATAAAGACGATCGCACCAAAGCGGTGACCTGGCTGAATACCCTGGGGAATCCTTATGCGCTGAGCCTGTATGACGGTGATGGCATGCTGGGTCTGGATCTCGGCGTCTACGGTGCGCCAGAAACCTTCCTGATTGATGGCAAAGGCATTATTCGTTATCGCCATGCCGGTGATATGAACGAGCGTGTCTGGCAGCAGGAAGTGAAACCGCTGTGGGATAAATACAGCAAGGGGGCAGGGGCGTGA